A portion of the Calliphora vicina chromosome 5, idCalVici1.1, whole genome shotgun sequence genome contains these proteins:
- the Dgkepsilon gene encoding diacylglycerol kinase epsilon, translating to MELATFELSPEALIGSLFALGALFVFCRSLLVEDVICIPGKSKHGWKSIKILDRACYCNVCEILLTPSAGVFCDCCGICSHTSRSCTRKADKLFKCKEKWVKNEKSMRHLWVKGNLPLSALCDACGDEVEEVGLCGWRCAWCHRCYHNNCYKRIDMRGECDFGEFRDMIFPPYCIVAARTRESVRLHLAGIKPPTIENWEPLIVIANTKSGSNTGSDVVSLLRGYLHPLQVMELGSRGPQDAMQWAAKASPRPCRVLVAGGDGTIGWVLNTIYTLNIKPIPSVAIMPLGTGNDLSRVLGWGSEPPSTLDPLKILRSIRKARSINLDRFDLQIEKLHYRLPIQRQPIKTVHVYNYFSVGVDALVTYNFHQTRESKFYVLSSRIFNKLIYFGFGTQQIVQRDCEGIEQKLDLYLDNELVKLPELQSIVFLNIDSWGAGCKLCELSNADDTVKIVNSISDRTMEVFGIVSSFHIAQLQMGISKPVRIGQAKNIKLVIKSTCPMQADGEPWMQSPADMHIQSRSQARMLKLES from the exons ATGGAATTGGCCACATTTGAATTAAGTCCTGAAGCCTTAATTGGTTCATTGTTTGCATTGGgtgccttatttgttttttgtcgTAGCCTGTTGGTTGAAGATGTTATATGTATACCAGGCAAAAGTAAACATGGCTGGAAATCCATAAAAATATTAGATAGA GCATGTTATTGCAACGTATGCGAAATTTTATTAACACCTTCGGCGGGTGTTTTCTGTGATTGTTGCGGCATATGTTCGCATACGTCGAGGTCTTGTACCCGTAAGGCAGACAAACTGTTCAAGTGTAAGGAGAAATGGGTGAAGAACGAAAAATCGATGCGCCATTTGTGGGTCAAAGGTAATCTGCCTTTAAGTGCACTATGTGATGCGTGTGGCGATGAAGTCGAAGAGGTTGGCTTGTGCGGCTGGCGTTGTGCCTGGTGCCATCGCTGCTATCACAATAATTGCTACAAACGCATCGATATGcgtggagaatgtgattttggtGAATTTCGCGATATGATATTCCCACCCTATTGCATAGTGGCGGCTCGTACACGTGAATCGGTTCGTTTGCATTTGGCTGGTATAAAACCACCGACTATTGAGAATTGGGAGCCGTTAATTGTTATTGCCAATACCAAGTCGGGTAGCAATACCGGGTCAGATGTTGTCTCTTTGTTGCGTGGATATTTACATCCGCTGCAAGTTATGGAACTAGGTTCACGTGGCCCGCAGGATGCTATGCAATGGGCTGCCAAAGCTAGTCCCCGGCCTTGTCGAGTTTTAGTGGCGGGTGGTGATGGCACCATTGGATGGGTTTTAAATACGATTTATACTCTAAATATAAAG CCAATACCCTCAGTTGCCATAATGCCCCTGGGTACAGGTAATGATCTCTCACGTGTTTTGGGTTGGGGATCTGAACCACCATCTACATTAGATCCTTTAAAGATCTTGAGAAGT ATTAGAAAAGCTCGTTCGATAAATCTTGATCGTTTTGATTTACAAATCGAAAAGTTGCATTATCGTTTGCCCATACAAAGGCAACCCATTAAAACGGTACATGTTTACAACTATTTTAGTGTGGGCGTGGATGCTTTGGTCACCTATAACTTCCATCAAACCAGAGAGTCAAAGTTTTATGTCTTAAGTAGTCGTATATTTAATAAG TTGATATATTTCGGTTTTGGTACTCAACAAATAGTACAACGTGACTGTGAGGGCATAGAGCAAAAACTCGATTTATATTTAGATAATGAATTGGTTAAATTACCCGAATTACAATCGATTGTCTTCCTTAATATCGATTCCTGGGGTGCTGGTTGTAAATTGTGTG AATTGAGCAATGCTGATGATACTGTAAAGATTGTAAATTCCATATCGGATAGAACTATGGAAGTGTTTGGCATTGTCTCCTCGTTCCACATAGCCCAACTGCAAATGGGCATTAGTAAGCCTGTAAGAATTGGTCAAgctaaaaatattaag ctgGTTATCAAAAGTACTTGTCCCATGCAGGCTGATGGTGAACCTTGGATGCAATCACCGGCCGATATGCATATACAATCCAGGAGTCAAGCTCGTATGCTGAAATTAGAAtcttaa